AATCTCCGTTGTAGGTTACTTTTGATGTCATCTACTCTATTGTTTTAATTCTTAAATCATCCATCATCATAATGTATGAAGATTGATTATAATACCCTGCAACACCTTTTCTCTGGTAATTGAATTTATTACCGTTGTATTGAGTTTCACCAATAAATCTAGACACATCAATTAAACTGTTATTGTAAGCTAATTTCAACAAGAGGTCATAAGTAAGATCGAAACCTCTAACAGCATATTTATCTGGATCATCACCAAAACGTTTTCTGTAACGTTCAACAAATGAATTGTTTTTCACCTGACGATTTACCGAAGGATACGTAAACTTCAAATTAGATAAATGCGTATTTGAAATAACGTCATTTTCAAAAGCAGAATTCATATCTGTTGTAAACATGCGAACATTAACTTTGTCTTTACCTAACACAGGATCAAAAGCTGTATTATTGAATGAATTTAAAATAGATACTACACTGGCAATCAACTTATAATTATCAGATTCTACAAACACCCAGTTAGAAACATCATCTGAAAGTAGGGTTTGTAATTTATCTCTATTAATACCTATATTCTTCTCTTCTTCCTTTACTACAACTACTTTCGCCGTTGGAAATCGTTTTATAATAGCCTCTTTCTCCTTTTTATTATCCTCGTCTGCGATAATCAAAAGAGTTTCATCTTTATGGTTAGCTTCTACATAATCTAACATATGTTTCCAAAGCACTTCTTCATCAGTATATGAAAAGAATACATTATCTAAACTTAAATCGCTTTTTGCTGGTACCGGTGCTACCACAGGAACATTAAATTTAGATGCCTGTACTGCAGTTTCTTTAAGCGATGGTATATCTAAAGGTCCAAAAACCGCACTATAACTACCCAATTGTTCTCCTTGCAGAATCTCCTTTGTTTTCGCTAAATCTAATTGGTTATCAAACGTTTTTACATCAATTGATACTCCCAATGATTTCATTGAGTCAATAGCTACCAAAGCACCAGAATACAGACCTAGACTATATTTTAAACTATTTCGATTATCTATAATCTTTTCAGTCTCTTCTTTATTACTTAAATCAAGCTTGTCTAATCTAAAAGGCAACAAAAACAATACTTTAGGTCTTACAGATACATTTATACTGTCTAATAAGTTTACCTTATCTAATACCAAAGCATTTCTAACCTCAAAATCCCCAACATTATCTTTTGGTAATTTTAAAACCATACCAGCTTTTAGACCATCTTTTAAATCAGGATTCAAAGCAACCAATTCTGCCCAAGTCATTCCGAATTTTCTAGTTAACCGAAACTCATTTTGTTTTGGCTTAACTTCATAAAAAATGTAGTTATCAGTATTTATTTCCCCTGTTTCTACTTTCTGCTCAGGAATACGAATAATCATACCTTCTTTTAATCCGCCACGTTCTGTAATTTCAGGATTTAAGCGAACTATCTCGTCTGACTTAACACCAAATTCTTTTTCCAAACGATAAAAATTCATTTTGGCGGGTACAGTATATGAAGTATATAATTGTGTTACCTGATTTTTAACTGTGCTACCTGCAATTTTAGGCATTAACAATTCATATCCTTCAGATAAATAATTATTAGCTGTAGACAACCCTGGGTTTAGTTCTAGCATTCTTTCTATGGTAATACCATATTTATGAGCTATACTCCACCTTGTTTCTTTTGCTGCAACAATGTACTTTTCTAAATCATCTTGATTACCAACTACTTCTTCAACTTTAGGAGCACGGTATTTGGGAATACGCAAATCCATCTTCTTTTGAAGTGGAGAAGCATACAACTTCGGATTGTATTTTTTTAGCTCATCTTCAGTAATATTATACATCTGAGTAATGCCAAAAATTGTTTCCTTTTTCTTGACACGGTGCTCTGTATAACCAATAGGCTCTCTTGCCTTTACCGAATCTTGAACTACTCTAGTGTTTACTGTTGATGTTACCGTACTAGAAGTGGGTGTATTAGAAACAGGCGCACTTGTTTGCTCAACTATCTTTTTACCCGGCACTACCAATATCGTATTCGACCTCAGTTTCTGACCTTCACTAATTTCCTTATTATACTGTAATATACTTGCAGGTGAAACTCCGTACATTTTAGAAATGCTTTCTAAAGTTTCTCCTGATTTTACTTGATGGGTATTGAATTTTTGCGCCATTGCTGTGCAAGACACTAATAAACAAAATGACCCTATTAAGTAAATTTGATTAAACATGTATTTCATACTATTCCCATTCTATTGTTGCTGGTGGCTTTGAACTTATATCATATACGACACGATTGACCCCAGGGACTTTATTAATTATATCATTTGATGTTTTTTGTAGAAACTCATATGGCAAATTCACCCAATCGGCTGTCATACCATCTGTACTTTCTACAGCTCTAAGCGCTACACATTTTTCATACGTACGCTCATCTCCCATTACACCAACACTATTTACTGGCAGTAACATAGCACCTGCTTGCCATACTTTATCATACAGATCCCATTTTTTTAATCCGTCTATAAAAATAGCATCTACTTCTTGTAGAATAGCCACTTTCTCTGGAGTGATATCCCCAAGAATACGAATTGCCAAACCAGGACCAGGAAAAGGATGTCTACCCAACAATGCCTTGTCGATACCCAAGCTAGCTCCTACTCTTCTTACTTCATCTTTAAATAACATCTTCAATGGTTCTACCACTTTCAATTTCATATAATCTGGCAAACCACCTACATTATGGTGACTCTTTATAGTTTGTGACGGACCACCGGTTGCTGATACAGATTCGATAACATCAGGATAAATTGTACCCTGTGCCAACCATTTTGCATTTTCAACCAAATGTGATTCATCGTCAAAAACTTCTATAAATACACGACCAATTGTTTTTCTTTTAGTTTCTGGATCACTCTCACCAGCTAAATCATCCAAAAAACGTGCCGAAGCATCTACACCTTTTACATTTAAGCCCATACCTTCGTATTGCTTCAATACATCACTAAACTCGTTCTTTCTTAAAAGACCGTTGTTCACGAATATACAATGAAGGTTTTTGCCTATTGCTTTATGCAACAAAACTGCTGCTACGGTAGAATCTACTCCACCAGATAATCCTAAAATCACCTTTTCATCTCCAATTTTTTCTTTTAACTCTGCTACTGTTTTATCAACAAAAGCATCGGGAGTCCAAGTTTGTTCCATGCCGGCAATATTCACCAAAAAGTTCTCCAAAACTTGTTTTCCGTCCTTTGAGTGATATACTTCTGGGTGAAACTGAATTGCATATGTCTCTTCGCCTTCAAACTTAAATGCTGCATTTTCCACATCGTGGGTACTTGCCAATAAGGTTGTATTCTCTGGTAGGTGCTTAATCGTATCTGCATGGCTCATCCATACTTGGCTGCCTGTATCAACTTTATCAAAAAATGGTTCGTTTTCCTTAATAAAGCTAAGGTTGGCACGACCATATTCTCTTGTATTAGATTTTTCTACACTACCACCATGAAAATGCGCCAAATACTGTGCGCCATAACAAACGCCCAATAATGGTTTTTTACCGCGTATTTCAGACAGATCCGGATGAACGGCATCTTCGCCCCTAACCGATAAAGGAGATCCAGAAAGAATCACCGCTTTATACTCAGAAAGGTCTTTTGGTAGTTTATTATAAGGTTTAATTTCGGAGAAAATATTCAGCTCACGTACACGTCTTCCAATCAATTGGGTGTATTGTGAACCAAAATCTAGTATCAGGACTTTATTTTGCATGGGCAAAAATAGCAAATTGACAGTTCTTGAAAAGGATCTTTTGTTATATTTAAACTCTATTTTAAATATTTTTCATGAAACACGTTAGTGCATTAATTTTTGGAGTAGCAATTGTTATTGCTGCCTATTTTTTGGGTAACGCATATATACAAAGGGCGAATCCCCCACAAATGATATCTGTTACTGGTTTGGGTAATGAAAATTTTACTTCTGATCTTATTGTTTGGGAAGGTCAATTTTCTACAAATAGCACCGTATTAAAGACAGCTTTTGATCAATTAAATAGAGATAAAGAGATTGTTCGCCAATATTTGACATCTAAAGGTATTGATGTGAGCAGCATAATTTTCAATAGTGTACAAACTACAGAAATGCGAGATAACCAATATGAAAATGGAAATTACGTGGGTAGTATTTTTAGAGGTTATCAATTAATTCAGACTCTAAAAATAGAATCTGAAGATGTTGCGTTAATTGAAGGTGTTTCTAGAGAAATAACCGAATTATTGAATAAAGGGGTGCAATTCAACTCTTCACCGCCAAGATATTACTATACCAAATTAGCGGACCTTAAAATTGAAATGATTTCGAAAGCTACCGAAGATGCTAGAATACGTGCTGAAAAAATAGCTGAAAATGCAGGTAGTAATTTAGGTGATTTGGTTTCTGCCAATATGGGCGTATTTCAAATTACGGGTCAAAACTCTGGTGAAGATTATAGTTGGGGCGGTGCATACAACACCTCATCTAAAAATAAAACAGCATCTATTACCATGCGCCTAGAATACAAGGTAAAGTAATAGTGTTACTTTGATTAATGTCATTTATTGATCTGGTAAAGAATATATTAAATATAAAAGCCCGGTAATCACCCGGGCTTTTCAATCAACCAATTATCAAACCGAATACTTAATAAATCTTTTTCATAACAATCTGTATTCAAATACTAAGTCGTTACTTATCTTTTCAACTTACAATCTTATTTCAAAAAAAAAGAAAGCTCAGGAACCACCCCGAGCTTTCACATAATCAAAAACCAAATTCAAACCAAAGCTTAAAAATTGAACCTAATCAATTTCCTTTTCACAGCTATTACTTATATAACAACCAACCTCTCTTTTACCCTACCTTTAAATCGTATTATTTTTACCTTTAGATAAATCACCTGCATGATAAATTCATTTTTTGAAGAACTAAATACTGAAATACACAACGGAGTAACTGAAAGAGGACACCCGTTCAGGTTCATTACCATGGCAACGGTAGGCAATGAAACAGTAGCTCGTTTGCGTACTGTAGTACTTAGAGAGGTTAGCGATGATTTACGTTTAACTATTTATACAGATGGTCGCACTGAAAAGATGAAACATATTGCGGATAATAATCAAGTTAGTTTTCTACTATATCATCCTGAAAAAATGTTACAATTAAAGGTTGAAGGTACTGCCCAAGTAATTACGAATAAAGATAGATTGAATACCACTTGGCAAAACATTCAACCCAACAGCAGAAAAGATTACATTACTCAAATTAGCCCAGGTAGTTCTATTAAAAACCCTGATCATGTAGAATATATTGAAAACGAAAACTACTTTACGATAATTGATATTATTCCGTCAAAAATTGAATATTTAAAACTTCAGCGCCCTAATCATATTAGAGCACTATTTACAAAGATCGATGATAAATGGAATGGGGAATTTTTAGTTCCTTAATCTGTGCAGAAATATAGATTTTCTTTTTCTTTTCCAAAACCAATCAAACTATCTACAGGTGTGGTTTGTTTTACTTCGGATAGATTAATCGTTATTTTAACTTCCTTTTTATGTTTGAATTCTAAGGTTCTCAAGGAATAATCATCTGCAGAAATTATTGTTCGCTCAGGATGTAACAATCGCACATTACCTGCATAGGTTACATTAGGAAGCACCCATTGATATTCATCATAATTCTTGTTCAACTTATTGGCAATAGGCTCAAAACCAAAATGAACAGATGATGGAATATTCAATATTTTTTCTATTGGTGTTCTTATAGTTTGAACACCAATTACGGCAATAAAAACCCAGTACCCAACAGATAACAATGTCGCTTTATTTTTAAAACTAAGAGTCTCTATCAGTAGTACTACAAAAGGAATAAAAAGTGGCAGTAACCACCTCGTCTCTACTTTCTGACTTTGAAAAACAAGAAAGAACAAGCCCAACACTATAAATTGTACCAAGAACATTTTAGAAAACCAGTGTAATTTTTGCTTATTGAAACCTATGAATTTTGAGAAGTAGCCAATACCAACAACTAGAAGAATAGGAAACAACAAAGCAAACAACGCCTTCCAATAAATTAAAATCGGCATAAATGAAAATTCCGATTCAACTTCTTCGATTCCTATTTTCTCTTCAATACTAGATGCTAAAAAAGATTGAAATCCGTCAGGCCCCAATAACCAATAGACATGTGGCGCAACTAACAAACAAGAAAGCAAAATAGTGAACAACATTTTCGGGTTAAATACTATAGCTCTCAAATCTTTATCCCATAAAAAACCTAAGGCGAAGGTTACAAGAAAAAATGCATAATTGTATTTAGATAATAAACCTACACCCACGACAAAACCGAGTAATAGATAATTTGAAATCGATTTTCGTTGCATCAATAACTGTATACAATAGTATGACGCTACTACACTTAAACACAATAGACTGGTATGTGAAAGCCTTCTGAACGTAAAATCTATATACACCGGTATTAAAGCCAATGCCAAAACAGCCAATTTAGATGTATCAGCATCTTTAATTCTTAGCTTAGAATATCGATACAACATAAGTAATGTGCCGGCAAACAAAATTCCTCTAAGAATGGAAAATGATATTTTACCTACACCAAATATAGTATTGAAACCATATTGCAACCATGTATAAAATGGTGGCTGATCGTCATAACCCCAACGAAGCCATTGCGAATAATATGCCTGTTCAGCGTCTTCTAACTCCAAGGCACTTTTAAAAAATGTAATTAAGGTTATGGCTAAAAACGATAATAAAGCAAGTACGGCTATCTTATTTAGAGATACGTTCTTGCCCATCTTTTATTTTTGGGTAATAACGGTAAAGCTTAAATCTAACGGATTTAAGGCTTCAAATAACATAGGCACTAAGTCTTCGCCATAAGCCAAATAAAACTCAGAAAAATTCAACTGACGTTCTTGAAGCGACTGGTTCGGAAAAATTTCATTCTGTAGTTCTGTCATTCGAACTACGTGATCTTTCAATTTTCTTTTCTGCGCTTGCAACAATCTTTTTTCTAAAGCATCTAAGCCTTTTTTCTGCTTTACTTCTTGTGCTTTTACAGCTCCTAAAAATGACTTATCGGTCTTTTCTGTTAGTACGTATAAATCTTTAAACTGCTCTTCAAGCAATTTCTTTTGTGGAGAAAAATCAATGTCGATATTAGAAATTTCTCGAATTTTTTTATTGATAAGGCTGTTCTGCTTTAAGAATATATCTGACTTAGAAATATTCATTCGCTCTAGCTTTTCGGCTTGTTTCTCGGTAATGATCAAAGCTGAATTTCTAACCAATAAAATTGGAAAAGGAACATTCATCGCCTCAAAAGCTGCTTTCAATTCTAACCAATAGGCAATCTCTCCGCCTCCGCCTATATAACACAGATTAGGTAAAATCACTTCTTGGTATAATGGTCTTGCGATTACATTGGGTGAAAAACGCTCTGGGTGAGCATTCATCTCTTCTACCAACCCTTCTTTAGTGAAAGAAATAGTTGTTTCATTTACTAAATACTTCTCTTTACTTTCAATAATTCTTTCGCGAATACCATCTTTTAAATAGAAATAGTTGATTTCACGCGGATTTACCTGTACCGGATAATCAGATGAAATTTCCTCTATATCTTTAATGGTTTCTGATACTTTTTTGAACGCAGTTTGCTCAAAAATATCTTTCTTCATGTACGGTATAAGCGTCTTTTTTAAGTCTACATCATCACCATCAACAATTACTAATCCGTAGTCCTTAAAAATTTCGTTTGTTAAAAACCTAGTTGCATTCGTTAGGTTATCATGTTTCAGATATGCGTTTTCAAACAGATTTTTTAGCCTTTTAGCATTGTTACTGTCGCCAATAGTTTTTGAGTATAATGTAAAAACCTCTTCTAACCCTTTGGTAGGCAAATGCCCAACAGCACCAGATGCTTCCTTATTCCATTGAAATTTTAATCCCTTGAAATTAAAATAATTGATTTCGTCAAAATCGTGATCTTCTGTAGCCATCCAGTAAATAGGTACAAAATTACTATCAGGATATTCCTTTTTTAACTGCTTCGTTAAATTGATTGTAGAAATAATCTTGTATAAAAAATACAACGGACCCGTAAAAAGATTTAACTGATGTCCCGTAACTATAGTGAACGTGTTTTTTTCTTTTAAGAGATCAATATTAGCCGCTGTACCTTTAGAAGTATCGGTGTTTTTATATTGATTTTGCATTGAAGAATGCAGCACATCTCGTTGAGCTTGGGTAAAATGCTTCCCTTTCTCTTCAATTTGTCCTTTAAATCCGTTAACATCGGGAAACCGATTGTACAATGGTTTTAACTTGGTATTTTTAGCGACGTAATCGCAAATTAATTTCGAAAAATAGCCCGTTTTTTCTAAGGGTAAACAATCAATATCCATATAAAAAGTAAATACTTGGTAAATATAAAACCCTTTCGTTTTACATTTCCTAAATATAAGTTAATTACCACTAGTATTAAATACCCGATTACTCGTCAAAATACAAGCCAAATCAAGTACATTTTGCATTTATTTTAATAGATTTGACTGACTCTCAACACAAATAACTATATGAAACTAATTTTACGCTACGCATTATTTTTTATCCCACTTTTGAGTTTAGCTCAACTAAAATCTCCTTCAGAATTTTTAGGTTATGAATTAGGCACACAATTTACAAGACACCATGAGGTTGTTGATTACTATCAATATTTGGCAGAGGCTGAACCGCAACGCATGACGCTTATTGAATATGGTAAAACCAATGAACGCAGACCGCTGTTATTGGCTACCATTTCTACAAAAGAAAATATGCAAAACCTCGACAATATTAGAGAAGAGCATATGAAAGCCTTAAACGGTGAAGGCTCACCAGATAAAGCTATAGTATGGCTTAGCTACAATGTGCATGGTAATGAAAGTGTTAGTACTGAAGCTTCAATGCAAACCATTTATGATCTATTTACTAGCAAAAGCAGTTATCTAGAAAACACAGTCGTATTAATGGACCCTTGTATTAACCCAGATGGTAGAGATCGTTATGTAAACTGGTACAACCAATTTAAAAACTCACCAAATCAAGTTGACCCAAATAGCAAGGAGCACCATGA
Above is a window of Maribacter aquivivus DNA encoding:
- a CDS encoding LysM peptidoglycan-binding domain-containing protein, with the translated sequence MKYMFNQIYLIGSFCLLVSCTAMAQKFNTHQVKSGETLESISKMYGVSPASILQYNKEISEGQKLRSNTILVVPGKKIVEQTSAPVSNTPTSSTVTSTVNTRVVQDSVKAREPIGYTEHRVKKKETIFGITQMYNITEDELKKYNPKLYASPLQKKMDLRIPKYRAPKVEEVVGNQDDLEKYIVAAKETRWSIAHKYGITIERMLELNPGLSTANNYLSEGYELLMPKIAGSTVKNQVTQLYTSYTVPAKMNFYRLEKEFGVKSDEIVRLNPEITERGGLKEGMIIRIPEQKVETGEINTDNYIFYEVKPKQNEFRLTRKFGMTWAELVALNPDLKDGLKAGMVLKLPKDNVGDFEVRNALVLDKVNLLDSINVSVRPKVLFLLPFRLDKLDLSNKEETEKIIDNRNSLKYSLGLYSGALVAIDSMKSLGVSIDVKTFDNQLDLAKTKEILQGEQLGSYSAVFGPLDIPSLKETAVQASKFNVPVVAPVPAKSDLSLDNVFFSYTDEEVLWKHMLDYVEANHKDETLLIIADEDNKKEKEAIIKRFPTAKVVVVKEEEKNIGINRDKLQTLLSDDVSNWVFVESDNYKLIASVVSILNSFNNTAFDPVLGKDKVNVRMFTTDMNSAFENDVISNTHLSNLKFTYPSVNRQVKNNSFVERYRKRFGDDPDKYAVRGFDLTYDLLLKLAYNNSLIDVSRFIGETQYNGNKFNYQRKGVAGYYNQSSYIMMMDDLRIKTIE
- a CDS encoding SIMPL domain-containing protein gives rise to the protein MKHVSALIFGVAIVIAAYFLGNAYIQRANPPQMISVTGLGNENFTSDLIVWEGQFSTNSTVLKTAFDQLNRDKEIVRQYLTSKGIDVSSIIFNSVQTTEMRDNQYENGNYVGSIFRGYQLIQTLKIESEDVALIEGVSREITELLNKGVQFNSSPPRYYYTKLADLKIEMISKATEDARIRAEKIAENAGSNLGDLVSANMGVFQITGQNSGEDYSWGGAYNTSSKNKTASITMRLEYKVK
- the bshC gene encoding bacillithiol biosynthesis cysteine-adding enzyme BshC, with the protein product MDIDCLPLEKTGYFSKLICDYVAKNTKLKPLYNRFPDVNGFKGQIEEKGKHFTQAQRDVLHSSMQNQYKNTDTSKGTAANIDLLKEKNTFTIVTGHQLNLFTGPLYFLYKIISTINLTKQLKKEYPDSNFVPIYWMATEDHDFDEINYFNFKGLKFQWNKEASGAVGHLPTKGLEEVFTLYSKTIGDSNNAKRLKNLFENAYLKHDNLTNATRFLTNEIFKDYGLVIVDGDDVDLKKTLIPYMKKDIFEQTAFKKVSETIKDIEEISSDYPVQVNPREINYFYLKDGIRERIIESKEKYLVNETTISFTKEGLVEEMNAHPERFSPNVIARPLYQEVILPNLCYIGGGGEIAYWLELKAAFEAMNVPFPILLVRNSALIITEKQAEKLERMNISKSDIFLKQNSLINKKIREISNIDIDFSPQKKLLEEQFKDLYVLTEKTDKSFLGAVKAQEVKQKKGLDALEKRLLQAQKRKLKDHVVRMTELQNEIFPNQSLQERQLNFSEFYLAYGEDLVPMLFEALNPLDLSFTVITQK
- a CDS encoding pyridoxamine 5'-phosphate oxidase family protein, translated to MINSFFEELNTEIHNGVTERGHPFRFITMATVGNETVARLRTVVLREVSDDLRLTIYTDGRTEKMKHIADNNQVSFLLYHPEKMLQLKVEGTAQVITNKDRLNTTWQNIQPNSRKDYITQISPGSSIKNPDHVEYIENENYFTIIDIIPSKIEYLKLQRPNHIRALFTKIDDKWNGEFLVP
- a CDS encoding ArnT family glycosyltransferase; the protein is MGKNVSLNKIAVLALLSFLAITLITFFKSALELEDAEQAYYSQWLRWGYDDQPPFYTWLQYGFNTIFGVGKISFSILRGILFAGTLLMLYRYSKLRIKDADTSKLAVLALALIPVYIDFTFRRLSHTSLLCLSVVASYYCIQLLMQRKSISNYLLLGFVVGVGLLSKYNYAFFLVTFALGFLWDKDLRAIVFNPKMLFTILLSCLLVAPHVYWLLGPDGFQSFLASSIEEKIGIEEVESEFSFMPILIYWKALFALLFPILLVVGIGYFSKFIGFNKQKLHWFSKMFLVQFIVLGLFFLVFQSQKVETRWLLPLFIPFVVLLIETLSFKNKATLLSVGYWVFIAVIGVQTIRTPIEKILNIPSSVHFGFEPIANKLNKNYDEYQWVLPNVTYAGNVRLLHPERTIISADDYSLRTLEFKHKKEVKITINLSEVKQTTPVDSLIGFGKEKENLYFCTD
- the guaA gene encoding glutamine-hydrolyzing GMP synthase, whose amino-acid sequence is MQNKVLILDFGSQYTQLIGRRVRELNIFSEIKPYNKLPKDLSEYKAVILSGSPLSVRGEDAVHPDLSEIRGKKPLLGVCYGAQYLAHFHGGSVEKSNTREYGRANLSFIKENEPFFDKVDTGSQVWMSHADTIKHLPENTTLLASTHDVENAAFKFEGEETYAIQFHPEVYHSKDGKQVLENFLVNIAGMEQTWTPDAFVDKTVAELKEKIGDEKVILGLSGGVDSTVAAVLLHKAIGKNLHCIFVNNGLLRKNEFSDVLKQYEGMGLNVKGVDASARFLDDLAGESDPETKRKTIGRVFIEVFDDESHLVENAKWLAQGTIYPDVIESVSATGGPSQTIKSHHNVGGLPDYMKLKVVEPLKMLFKDEVRRVGASLGIDKALLGRHPFPGPGLAIRILGDITPEKVAILQEVDAIFIDGLKKWDLYDKVWQAGAMLLPVNSVGVMGDERTYEKCVALRAVESTDGMTADWVNLPYEFLQKTSNDIINKVPGVNRVVYDISSKPPATIEWE